AGGGGCCCAGAGCTGGCGGGGCTCACCCGGGTGCCTCTTGCAGGAAGACCTTCCCATCCCAGCACGCCACTCTGTCCGCCTTCGCTGCTGTCTACGTGTCGGTGAGTCCCGGCCGGCCTAGCCGCATGCCCTGGACACCCCCCCAGGACCGGCTGCCCTGACCGCCCGGCCTGCCCCGCTGCAGATGTACTTCAACTCGGTCATCTCGGACGCCACCAAGCTGCTGAAGCCCATTCTGGTGTTCTCCTTCGCCATCGCGGCGGGCGTCTGTGGCCTCACCCAGATCACGCAGTACCGCAGCCACCCCGTGGACGTCTACGCCGGCTTCCTCATCGGTGCTGGCATCGCTGCCTACCTGgtgaggggctgaggggagaggccCGGGTGCCCAGGGGGAGGTCTGAGGGGGAAGGCCAGCCCCGCCCTGGGGGACTCTGCCGGGTTTTGTCCCTTGGTAGCTAGAGGCTGAATCTCATGGGCCCAGACCTGCCAAATGTGCAGAGTGAGCGACCTGAGGCCAGAATTTGTCCCATTGGGAGAAAGGTGGACTTCCCCTCTCGGACCCCCATGGCAAGTCTGTGGCTTGGTGGGGACCCTGGTCTCTGGCTGCCGGTCCCACGCCCAGCCCATGTCTCATCCTTAGGCCTGCCACGCTGTGGGCAACTTCCAGGCCCCGCCGGCAGAGAGACCAGCGGCCCCGGCACCTGCCAAGGATGCGCTGCGGGCGCTGACCCAGCGGGGCCACGACTCGGTGTACCAGCAGAACAAGTCCGTGAGCACCGACGAGCTGGGTCCCCCCGGGCGGCTGGAGGGTGTGCCCCGGCCTGTGGCCCGTGACAAGACCTCACTGGGCAGCCTGAAGCGGGCCAGCGTGGACGTGGACCTGCTGGCTCCACGCAGCCCCATGGGCAAGGAGAACATGGTGACCTTCAGCCACACGCTGCCCCGCGTCAGCACGCCCTCGCTGGATGACCCCGCCCGCCGCCACATGACCATTCACGTGCCCCTGGACGCCTCGCGATCCAAGCAGCTCATCAGCGAGTGGAAGCAGAAGTCGCTGGAGGGCCGCGGCCTGGGGCTGCGGGACGAGGCCAGCCCTGCGCACCTGCGGGCGCCAGCGGAGCCCAtggccgaggaggaggaggaggaggacgaggaggaggaggaggaggaagagggggaggaagggggtccAGCCCCGCCTTCACTGTACCCCACAGTCCAGGCGCGGCCGGGGCTCGGGCCACGGGTCATCCTCCCGCCGCGGGCCGGCCCGCAGCCGCTGGTGCACATCCCCGAGGAGGGCGTCCAGGCGGCGGCAGGCCTGTCCCCCAAGAGCAGCGCGGCCGTGCGGGCCAAGTGGCTCATGATGGCAGAGAAGAGCGGCGCCGTGGTGGCCGCGGCCTCCACGCAGCCCCGTGTGGCCAACCCGCCACGGCTGCTGCAGGTCATTGCCATGTCCAAGGCCCCAGGCGGGCCGGGCCCCAAGGCGGCTGAGACGGCCTCGTCCTCCAGCGCCAGCTCCGACTCCTCCCAGTACAGGTCGCCGTCAGACCGTGACTCAGCCAGCATCGTCACCATCGACGCGCATGCGCCCCACCACCCCGTGGTCCACCTGTCTGCGGGTAACGGGCCCTGGGAGTGGaaggcggcgggcggcggggccAAGGGGGCCGAGGGGGAGGGCGGCTACGAGCTGGGGGACCTGGCTCACGGCTTCCGTGGGGGACCGAAGCCCCCGGGCGTATCCCCAGGCTCTTCTGTTAGTGATGTGGACCAGGATGAGCCACGGTTCGGGGCCGTGGCCACCGTCAACCTGACCACAGGCGAGGGGCTGCCACCACTGGGTGTGGCCGACGGGGCCCTGGGGCCAGCCAGCCGGGAGTCGACGCTGCGGCGCAAAGCCAGCGGCCTGGTGCTGGGCGAGCGGGAGGCcgcggaggcggaggcggagaGCTACTACCGCAAGATGCAGGCGGCCCGCAGGTTCAAGGActgagggcgggggtgggggcggggatgggggggaggTCTGGCCGGAACGCAGACGTGGGGCCCCATCAGACAATAAAAGGCGATCGTTAAGCGGGGTGTGCCTTTTCGGAGTCATTTCGGTCGGAGGGCCCAGCAGGCAGACCCGGTCTCCGGAGACCCTGCAGGCgcctgggggcgggggtctgGTGGAATACGACGTGGGGCCCCATCTCCAGGCCCCCTGAAACCCCCAAGCGAGAAGTGAGGGGAACAACACGGCTGAGTttacacagaggaggaaacagcagTGAAACGAACAGGCCCAATAAAGAGGGAAATCAAGTGCAGGATACAGAGAATTTATTCAGTCCAGTACAGACTGGCCAGACCACCTCCTACATGTGGACAGGAAAAAAGAGCCTACAGAAAAGGTAGGAGTTGTTATAAAATTGCTTTAATTCAGTTCTCTCCGCATTACAAGCCGGCAGCGGGCAGTGGCCTGCCATGCTCCTTACAATACTGAGCCTGTAATTGCTGTTATCAAAATATACATCTGTGTCACCATAAAAAAAAACCGCAATTGCTGCCCCTCACGTCTTACAACAggtataaaaaattataaatatttacaccCTTGTTCCACCCCGACATGGAAACTTGAGGCCCAGGCCCTGAAGGAGGGCCGGCCAGCACAGGGCCTGTGCGGGGAGCCCCTTGGACCCGTGAGTGCAGGACAAGGCGGTGAAGACCGGAAGGTTAGGGCTGCTGTCCCACCTCCTGGGGTCCCAGCATTAGAGGcagacaaaaaacagaaacaaaactttGGTCCAAAAtttgcaggaaaaaagaaaccctgaaAGTTTAAGAGCACTTGTCCTCCGGGACAGAGGACAGTTGTGAGTAAGGCATCGGCAGGTCGCAGACGTGCCGGCCCCATTGTGTCTGCCCTGGAAACTAGATCCTGCCCTGCGACTCAATgacaaggaataaaataaaagtacagtaTACAAAGTCATACCACGAGGAGAAAATTTAGGTTACACTCATACCATTTTTATCATCTTGCTATATAAAAAGttacttaaaactattttttgcatataaatgaaaaagattagGATATTTGGTCAACTGGAAATATTGCTAGGCACAGGTGTCTGCAGCTGCATCGAAGCATAATACAGAGAttatggtggaaacaaagctgaAGAAGCGacggggaggggccctggggctggggggggcAAATCATACATGATACAAGGATTGGGGGGCGGCCACACCCGGCCACCCAGTCTCCCACCGCGGCAGGCACACGATCCCATGGGAggctgacccccccccccacaggcCCCCAAACCCCTACACGTCTGCTACCCCAAGAAGGCCCTGCCAGAGCAGCGGGTTTAAGGCACAAGAAAGCCGAGTGGAGGTTTGGGAGCGCCCGCCACGCAGACTACAGAAGGCACGGGCGAGGGGCCGGGCTGGGCCTCCACGGTCACCAAGAGCCTGAGGTTggcaccccacctcccccaggtGAGCAAGTGaatttgatttaatttcttttaaaaacaggtaaactgatttctctttaaaaaaataaaatctctggtCTTTTTTTAAGGTCACTTCAGCTGCTTTTTAAAGTGGCTTTTTTTCTGGAATGATGGAAGTTGTCGCCGGGTGCCCGGCAGGCTGGTCCTTGGTGGTGGCCTAGATGGTGGACTTGGAGAAGGACACCCGCAGGTGGTGGTTCTCACCCAGGTCGTGGTTGTGCAGGTCGATGAGCGCCTGGATGGCCTCCTCCACGGAGCCCATCTGGATCAGCGCCATTTTGCGGTCCTTCCTGCAGGGAAAACATGGGGGACACAAGGAGCCGTGAAGGGccgggtggggcagggcaggcctgggTGGGGCAACGGGgcgagggggtggggctgggctcaCTGGAAGAACTTGAACCCTTTCACGATCCCGCCGTTGCTGGAGAAGAGAATCTTGAGGTCATCCTCGGAGATGGAGGGCCTgcaaggggagagagagacctGAGCCAGCCTGTGGAAGGTCAAGGCCATTCCCTCAAGACAGCAGCTGGGTGTCCAGGGAAGGGTGGGGTCTCCAGCAGCTTTTTAAGGGCCCCAGAAATAGGTTATCAGAAAATGACCACGAGCATCTGAAAGGTGCACTGGAAGCAGAGAACACCCTCTGCTGGGCCTCCAGCAAGGCCTCCCTGGGGCCTGTGGAAGCCCCTGGAAGCGGGAGCGTCACAGGAGACCTTTACAGGCACTCACGGGATATTGGAGAGGTGCAGGGTGGCCGAGGGCGGGAAGATGTTCTGGAAGTTCTTGGAGCCGGGCTTCTTGAAGCGGTGCAGGGGCGAGTTGCCATAGTCCTTGGTCAGGCCCTGGTCCTCCTGGCCCTCACGGGGCAGCTGCACGTTCTGGTGCTTGGAGAGGGTGATGCGCACCGGCTTCCCGTGCAGCTTGTGCCCGTTGAGGTGGCTCATG
This DNA window, taken from Physeter macrocephalus isolate SW-GA unplaced genomic scaffold, ASM283717v5 random_1270, whole genome shotgun sequence, encodes the following:
- the PLPPR3 gene encoding phospholipid phosphatase-related protein type 3, which gives rise to KTFPSQHATLSAFAAVYVSMYFNSVISDATKLLKPILVFSFAIAAGVCGLTQITQYRSHPVDVYAGFLIGAGIAAYLACHAVGNFQAPPAERPAAPAPAKDALRALTQRGHDSVYQQNKSVSTDELGPPGRLEGVPRPVARDKTSLGSLKRASVDVDLLAPRSPMGKENMVTFSHTLPRVSTPSLDDPARRHMTIHVPLDASRSKQLISEWKQKSLEGRGLGLRDEASPAHLRAPAEPMAEEEEEEDEEEEEEEEGEEGGPAPPSLYPTVQARPGLGPRVILPPRAGPQPLVHIPEEGVQAAAGLSPKSSAAVRAKWLMMAEKSGAVVAAASTQPRVANPPRLLQVIAMSKAPGGPGPKAAETASSSSASSDSSQYRSPSDRDSASIVTIDAHAPHHPVVHLSAGNGPWEWKAAGGGAKGAEGEGGYELGDLAHGFRGGPKPPGVSPGSSVSDVDQDEPRFGAVATVNLTTGEGLPPLGVADGALGPASRESTLRRKASGLVLGEREAAEAEAESYYRKMQAARRFKD